The region AGGGCGCTCTGCTCGGCGGTCAGGGCGACGGGGCGGTCGGTCTCCGTCTTGGGCGGCAGTTCGGGGGCGACGCCCGGGTCGGACTTGCGGCGGCGCAGCAGGAAGGGCCGTACGAGCCCGGCGAGCCGGGCGGCGGTGTCCGCTTCTCCGGCGGCCCCGACGGCCCCGGCGCGCTCGGCCTCGATCGGGGCCATCCAGCGGCGGCGGAAGTGCCCGTAGCCGCCCAGGAGTCCGGGGGTGGTCCAGTCGAGGACCGCCCACAGCTCGGAGAGGCTGTTCTCGACGGGGGTGCCGGTCAGGGCGACCTTGGCGCCGGCCGGGATCCGGCGCAGGGCGCGGGCGGTGGCCGAGGCCGGGTTCTTGACGTGCTGGGCCTCGTCGGCGACGACCATGCCCCAGGAGTGGGCGGCGAGCCGGTCGGCGTCCAGGCGCATCGTGCCGTAGGTGGTGAGGACGAACCCGTGGCCGGCGCCCTCCAGGGTGCGGCCGGGGCCGTGGAAGCGGCGTACGGGGGTGCCGGGCGCGAACCGGCCGACCTCGCGCTCCCAGTTGCCCAGCAGGGAGGCCGGGCAGACCACCAGGGTGGGGCCCTGGCTGCGCGGGTCCTCCTGGCGCAGCAGGTGGAGCGAGATGAGCTGGACGGTCTTGCCCAGGCCCATGTCGTCGGCGAGGCAGCCGCCGAGGCCGAGCGAGGTCATCCGGTCCAGCCAGCGCAGTCCGCGCAGCTGGTAGTCGCGCAGGGTGGCGGCCAGGGCGGCGGGCGCGGCGGTCCGCTCGTCGCCGCCGTCGGGTTCGGCGAGGCGGGCGCGCAGGGCCACCAGCCAGGGGCCGGGGACGACGGGGACCCGCTCGCCGGCGATCTCGGTGAAGCCGCCGAGGGCGACCGAGAGCGCCTCGATGGCGGTGAGCGGCTTCAGTTCGCGGGTACGGGCCTTGCGGGCGAGCTCGGCCGGTACGAAGACCCAGCGGTCGCGCAGCCGCAGCACCGGGCGGCCCTCGTCCGCGATCCGGGCGGTCTCCTCCTCGGTGAGCGGCTCGCCGTCCAGGCGGAGCTGCCAGCGCAGGTCGACGGTGCCGTCCCCCATGAACGCGCGCAGGTCCGCCGGGGGTTCGCGGTCGGCGCCGACCAGGGCGTGGGCGCTCAGGCCGCGGGCGGCGTCGGCGGGCCAGTGGACGTCGACGCCGTGGGCGCGCAGCCGGGCTCCGGCGTCGCCGAGCAGGGCGGTGGTCTCGCGGTCGTCGAGGACGGTCCCGCGGGGTACCGGGAGCAGCCGTTGCAGGGGCTCCCACACGCCGGCGGCGCGGCGTACGGCGAGGACGGTGTCGGCCTGGGCGCGGGGCCCCAGGGCGTGCGGGGCGCCGTCGAAGAGCTCGGCGGCGGCCAGGGTGAGGGTGGGGTCGGCCAGGCTCGCGACCCGCGGTTCGATCCGTACCAGCGGTTCGGCGTCCCCGTCGCCGACGACCACGCGCAGGGAGACCCGGACGCCGGAGTCGACGCCCTGGGAGATCTCCTCGGCCCAGGCGCGCAGCCGGGGCACGTGCTGCGGGGCGGTGGCGGCGAACGCGGCGCGGCCGGTGGCGGCCTCGGCGGCCGGGGTGCGCGGCAGCACGTCGGCGACGGCGTCCAGGAAGGCCCGCAGGACGGTGCCGGCCTCGGGCAGCAGCCCGGAGCCGGGGGCGGCGGGCAGCGCCAGGGCCTCGGGGGGCGCGGCGGCGGCCAGTTCGCGCAGCCGCACCACGTCCTCGGGGTCGTAGGGGCCGGTCCGCCAGGCGTCGTAGCCGCCGGGCGAGACGCCGGGCAGGAGCCGTTCGCGGGCGGCGAGGTGCAGGGCGAGGGCGAGGGCGCCGCCCCAGAAGGCGGCGGCCGGGTGGACGGGGGCGGGCCCGGCGGGGCCGGAGCCGCTGGGGCCGGAGCCGCTGGGGCCGGAGCCGCTGGGGCCGGAGCCGGTGCGCCGCTCGTCGTGGGCGCGGCGGGCGTGGGCGAGCACGGGCAGCGCGTCCGCCAGCGGGAGGCGCAGCACCGGCAGGGTGCGCTCCCCGTCGGCGGTGAGCAGGACGGCCTCGCCGGCCCGGCCCCCGGGCACGTCCGGCGGTGGGGACCCGTCCGGGTTCCACAGGAGGACGCGGCCGGTCCTGGCCGGGTCGCCCGGCTCGAAGACGGCCGCGCACCGCGCCAGGAGTCCGGCCTGTTCACGCGCAATCCACACCATGCGTCCGCTTCCTCGGTCGTTCCGGTCCGCTGCCCTGCTGGTGATCAGGTTGTCAGATTCCTGAACCGGCGTACCGAGAGCGGGAAGAAGACGGCGGTGAGGACCACGGGCCACACCACGGCCATCAGCAGGGAGTGCTGGGCGATCCAGGAGTCCCCGCCGAAGCCGGGATTGCCGAAGAGCTCGCGCGTCGCGAGGACGGTCGAGGACAGCGGGTTCCACTCGGCGATCGTGCCGAGCCAGCCCGGCATCGTGGAGGGGGCCACGAAGGCGCTGGTGAGGAAGCCGATGGGGAACTCCAGGGTCTGCACCATGGTGATGCCCTCGGGTCCGCTCATCAGCAGCCCGAGGTAGACGCCCGCCCACACGAGCGCGAAGCGCAGGAGCAGCAGCAGGCCGACGGCCAGGGCGGTGTCGCCGAGGCTGCCGTGGGCCTGCCAGCCCATCAGGAGGCCGACGCCCATCAGGACGGCCAGCGCGAGCACCGAACTGATCATGTCGGTGACGGCGCGGCCGACGACCACCGCCGAGGGGGACATCGGCAGGGTGCGGAAGCGGGAGGTGATGCCGCGGTTCTTGTCGGCGGCGACGGCGGTGACCGTCTCGCCCATGCCGAAGACCATCGTCATCACGAACATGCCGGGGACGAGGAACTCCTTGTAGTCGCCGCCGCCGGGGACCTGCATCGCGCCACCGAAGAAGTAGCCGAACATCAGGACCATCAGGATGGGGAAGGTCAGCGCGCCGACCAGGGTGCCCGGTTCGCGCACCCAGTGGGTCATCCCGCGCAGGGTGACGGTCCAGCCGTCGGCGGCGGCCCAGCGCAGCCGGGAGAGCGGGCCGCGCGGGATGGCCGGCATCTGGGGGAGCTGGAGCGGGGTGGTGGCGCTCATGCTGCGACTGCCTTTCGGCCGGATTCGGCGTCGGCGGCCGCGTCGGCGGCCGGGGTGGCCGTGCGGCCGGTGAGGTGCAGGAACACCTCGTCCAGGGTGGGGCGGCGCAGGGCGATGTCCTCCGCCTCGATGCCCGCGTGGTCCAGGGCCCGCACGGTCTCGCCCAGGGCGCTGGTGCGCTCGGTGACGCGGACGCTGACCCGCCGGTTGTCGGGGTCCGTGACGATGTCCATGGCCGGACCCCCCGCGGCGATCCGGCCGAGCGCGCCGGCGGCGGCGGACAGGTCCTCGGCGCGGCGCACCACGACGTCGATGCGGTCGCCGCCGACCTGGCTCTTGAGCTGGTCGGGGGTTCCCCTGGCGATGACCTTGCCGCTGTCGATCACGGAGATGCCGTGGGCGAGCTGGTCGGCCTCCTCCAGGTACTGCGTGGTCAGCAGGACGGAGGTACCGCCGCCGACCAAGTCGCGCACGGCCTCCCAGACCTCGTTGCGGCTGCGCGGGTCGAGGCCGGTGGTGGGCTCGTCGAGGAAGAGGACCGGCGGGGCGAGCACCATGCTGGCCGCGAGGTCGAGGCGCCGGCGCATACCGCCGGAGAAGTTCTTGACCGGCTTGCTGCCGGTGTCGTGGAGCCGGAAGCGCTCCAGGAGCTCGTCGGCGCGGCGGCGGGCCCCGCGCGGCGAGAGGTGGTGCAGGCGGCCGAACATCACCAGGTTCTGGCGGCCGCTGAGGACCTCGTCGACGGCGGCGTACTGGCCGACCATGCCGATGGAGGAGCGGACCTCCGCCGCCTGGGAGACCACGTCGAACCCCGCCACCCGGGCGTGGCCCTCGTCGGGCCGGATGAGGGTGGAGAGGATTCCGACGGACGTGGTCTTGCCCGCCCCGTTGGGGCCGAGGAGTCCGTGCACGGTGCCCTGCTCGACGGTCAGGTCGAACCCGTCGAGCACGTACCGCTTTCCGTACCGTTTGCGCAGCCCTTCGGCGATCACTGCCGGCCTGGTCGAGTCCACGTCAGCTTCCTTCTGTGGTGCGTGCGGGAGTCGGACGGGCAGGTCCGCCCGGTAAGCGCTTCCCGGAGACCGCTTGATCCTGGCAGCCGCTCCCGCAGCGCTCCTCGAGCCGCGGTGGAGCGCCGGTCAGCGGGCGACGCGCTCCAGCATCGGGGTGTACAGGTTGGGGTCGCTGCTGCTCAGCGCGCGCAGGGCGGTGCGATGCTCCGCGAACTCCGGCTGAGCCAGCGCCCGGCGGAAGGAGTCCTCGTCCTCCCAGTCCGCCACGTTGACGTACAGCTCCGGGTCGTTGATGTGGTGCAGCAGCCGGTGGCGCAGGAAGCCGGGCTGGGCGGCGAAGAACGCGGAGGTCCGGTCGAAGGCCTCCTCGAACTCCTGGCAGGAGCCGGTGACCTGGAAGCGGTTGACGAAGGCGATCACGCTGTCTCTCCCTGTCCTCAGGCGGGGCTGACGCCCAGCTCGTGGCCGAAGACGCCGCGCGGGTCCCAGGCCGCCTTGACCCGCTGCAGGCGCGGGTAGTTGTCCTTGTAGTAGAGGCGGTGCCACGGCACGCCCGAGGTGTTCCAGGCCGGGTCGGCCATGTCGACGTCGGGGTAGTTGATGTAGCAGCCGTCGGCGCCGCGGCCGGGCACCGGGACCCCGCCGGTGGTCGCGAACACGTCCCGGTAGGCGCGGCGCAGCCAGTCGATGTTCTCGGCGTCGCCGGCCGCGTCCTGCCAGGTGTTCATGAAGATCACGTTGAGGACGGCGTCGCGGTGCGCGGTGGCGGTGGCCGCCGCGTGCGGGGTGTTGACCCGGCCGCCGTAGGACTGGAGCGAGACGGACGCCGACTCGTAGCTGTGGTCGGTGTTGTTGAGGTGGGCGTACAGCGCGTCGGTCTGCGCGTCGGTCCAGGCCCGCCGCAGGTACGCCGACTTGATCTTCTGCCGGCCCTTGTCCATGTCCTGGGACTCGCCCAGCGCCACGGTGGCGTTCAGCCACGAGTCGCGGGTGATGCCCATGTCGTACGGGGTGACGGGGACGCCCTCGGTGAGCGCGGCGGTGTAGTCGGCGAGCAGCTTCTCGGCGTCGGGGCGGGTGCCGTCCATGTGGGCGAAGCTGATGGCGCTCTGGCCGGGGTCGTTCTCCTTCAGCCTGCCGGGCAGCACCAGGCCGCCGTAGAGGCCCGCGTACGGGGAGTCGGCGCAGCTGTTGCGCTCGTGCCACTGGCCGTGGTTGCGCACGAGGCGGCGGAAGGCCGCCTTGTCCATGCCCTCGCGGGGGAAGAGGACGGCGCTGCTGAGGACGGTGGCGGGCGGGCGGGGCAGCAGCCGGGCCGGGTCGGTGCCGGTGGCCCCGGGCGTGCGGAACCAGTAGCGGGTGACGACGCCGAAGTTGCCGCCGCCGCCTCCGGTGTGCGCCCACCACAGCTCGCGGTGCGGGTCGTTCGGCTCGCGGGTGGCGACGACCGCACGGGCGCGGCCGGCCCGGTCGGCGACGACGACCTCGACGGCGTACAGGTGGTCGGCGGCGAGGCCGAAGCGGCGCGAGAGGGCGCCGTACCCGCCGCCGGTGATGTGGCCGCCCAGGCCCACGGTGGCGCTGGCGCCGCCGGGCAGGGTGACGCCCCAGCCGTAGTACAGCGTCTTGTAGACGTCCATCAGGCGCGCACCGGCCTCGACCATGAAGGCGCGCTTGGCCTCGTCGTAGCGGACCGCGTTCATCTGGCCGAGGTCGACGACCAGGCGGACGGCGTTCTCGCCGACGAAGTTCTCGTAGCAGTGGCCGCCGCTGCGCACGGCGACGCGGCGGCCGGACCGCGCGGCCTCGCCGACGGCCTGGACGACCTGCTCGGTGGTGGTCGCGAGGCGGAAGGCGGCGGGCCGGGCGGTGAAGCGCTTGTTGCTGCCGCGGGTGGCCAGGTCCTCGTAGCGGGGGTCGGCGGGGGTGATGTCCGCGGCGGGGTCCGCACCGCCGCCGGCGGTGGCGCCGGCCGTGCCCGCGGACCGCTGCGGGGCGGCCTGGGCGGGCGTCACGCCCGCCGCGGCGAGCCCGGCGGCGGCGCCGGCCGTGATCGTACCGGCGACAAAGCGCCGACGGCTTGGAGCGGTCATGAGGCTTCCTTTTCGGTGCGGACCCGGGCGGACGGGGCGCGGGGCAGGGCGCGCGGGAGGGCGCGGGGCGGGGGCGCGGGGGTCGGGCGGAGCGGCCGGGCCGCGGGCTCAGGCGGTGACGCGGGCGGAGAGCACCCGGTTGACGAGCTCGAGGTACTTGCGGGGGGTCTCGGCCTCGTCGATGGCCTCCTCGTCGAGCGTGATCTCGTACTCGCGCTCGATGCGCCCGGTGGTCTGCAGCAGCGCCAGCGAGTCGTAGCCGAGGTCGAGGAAGAGGGTGTCGAGGACGTCGTCGCCGTCCAGGTCCACGCCCTCGTCCTCACCGGCGCACTCGCGCAGCAGTCGGGTCAGGTCGGTCAGCTCCAGGTGCCGCATGGGGATCTCCTCTTGGCGGTTCGGGTTCGGGACGGGCAGGTGCGGATGCGGATGCGGGTGCGGCGGGCGGCCTCAGGCGGCGCGGACCACGGCGGCGGCGTTGAAGCCGCCCCGGCCGCGGGCCAGCACGAGGGCGGTGCGCAGGGCGGTACCGGTCCGAGGGGCGCCGGTGACCAGGTCGAGCGGGCAGTCGTCGGCGGGGCGTGCGGTGCCGGTGGTCGGCGGGATCACCTGGTCGCGCAGGGCGAACAGGGCGGCGGCGAGGTCGAGGGAGGCCCCGCCGGACAGGAGCCGTCCGGTCATCGACTTGGGGGCGGTGACCGGGACCCCGCGCGGGCCGAACAGGGCGGTGATCGCCTCGGCCTCGGCGCGGTCCGCGGCGCGTTCGCCCGCGGCGTCGG is a window of Streptomyces subrutilus DNA encoding:
- a CDS encoding FAD-binding oxidoreductase, with protein sequence MTAPSRRRFVAGTITAGAAAGLAAAGVTPAQAAPQRSAGTAGATAGGGADPAADITPADPRYEDLATRGSNKRFTARPAAFRLATTTEQVVQAVGEAARSGRRVAVRSGGHCYENFVGENAVRLVVDLGQMNAVRYDEAKRAFMVEAGARLMDVYKTLYYGWGVTLPGGASATVGLGGHITGGGYGALSRRFGLAADHLYAVEVVVADRAGRARAVVATREPNDPHRELWWAHTGGGGGNFGVVTRYWFRTPGATGTDPARLLPRPPATVLSSAVLFPREGMDKAAFRRLVRNHGQWHERNSCADSPYAGLYGGLVLPGRLKENDPGQSAISFAHMDGTRPDAEKLLADYTAALTEGVPVTPYDMGITRDSWLNATVALGESQDMDKGRQKIKSAYLRRAWTDAQTDALYAHLNNTDHSYESASVSLQSYGGRVNTPHAAATATAHRDAVLNVIFMNTWQDAAGDAENIDWLRRAYRDVFATTGGVPVPGRGADGCYINYPDVDMADPAWNTSGVPWHRLYYKDNYPRLQRVKAAWDPRGVFGHELGVSPA
- a CDS encoding ATP-binding cassette domain-containing protein; protein product: MDSTRPAVIAEGLRKRYGKRYVLDGFDLTVEQGTVHGLLGPNGAGKTTSVGILSTLIRPDEGHARVAGFDVVSQAAEVRSSIGMVGQYAAVDEVLSGRQNLVMFGRLHHLSPRGARRRADELLERFRLHDTGSKPVKNFSGGMRRRLDLAASMVLAPPVLFLDEPTTGLDPRSRNEVWEAVRDLVGGGTSVLLTTQYLEEADQLAHGISVIDSGKVIARGTPDQLKSQVGGDRIDVVVRRAEDLSAAAGALGRIAAGGPAMDIVTDPDNRRVSVRVTERTSALGETVRALDHAGIEAEDIALRRPTLDEVFLHLTGRTATPAADAAADAESGRKAVAA
- a CDS encoding DEAD/DEAH box helicase; translated protein: MVWIAREQAGLLARCAAVFEPGDPARTGRVLLWNPDGSPPPDVPGGRAGEAVLLTADGERTLPVLRLPLADALPVLAHARRAHDERRTGSGPSGSGPSGSGPSGSGPAGPAPVHPAAAFWGGALALALHLAARERLLPGVSPGGYDAWRTGPYDPEDVVRLRELAAAAPPEALALPAAPGSGLLPEAGTVLRAFLDAVADVLPRTPAAEAATGRAAFAATAPQHVPRLRAWAEEISQGVDSGVRVSLRVVVGDGDAEPLVRIEPRVASLADPTLTLAAAELFDGAPHALGPRAQADTVLAVRRAAGVWEPLQRLLPVPRGTVLDDRETTALLGDAGARLRAHGVDVHWPADAARGLSAHALVGADREPPADLRAFMGDGTVDLRWQLRLDGEPLTEEETARIADEGRPVLRLRDRWVFVPAELARKARTRELKPLTAIEALSVALGGFTEIAGERVPVVPGPWLVALRARLAEPDGGDERTAAPAALAATLRDYQLRGLRWLDRMTSLGLGGCLADDMGLGKTVQLISLHLLRQEDPRSQGPTLVVCPASLLGNWEREVGRFAPGTPVRRFHGPGRTLEGAGHGFVLTTYGTMRLDADRLAAHSWGMVVADEAQHVKNPASATARALRRIPAGAKVALTGTPVENSLSELWAVLDWTTPGLLGGYGHFRRRWMAPIEAERAGAVGAAGEADTAARLAGLVRPFLLRRRKSDPGVAPELPPKTETDRPVALTAEQSALYEKLVGEVMAEIRSTQGIARSGLVLKLLTGLKQICNHPAQFLKEAADKEAGAVRLTGRSGKLELLDELLDTITAEDGAVLVFTQYVAMARLLEAHLRERGVPAQLLHGGTPVPKREEMVRRFQDGEVPVFLLSLKAAGTGLNLTRADHVVHFDRWWNPAVEAQATDRAYRIGQTRPVQVHRLIAEGTIEDRIAAMLASKQELADAVLGSGEQALSTLGNDELANLVELRST
- a CDS encoding acyl carrier protein translates to MRHLELTDLTRLLRECAGEDEGVDLDGDDVLDTLFLDLGYDSLALLQTTGRIEREYEITLDEEAIDEAETPRKYLELVNRVLSARVTA
- a CDS encoding antibiotic biosynthesis monooxygenase family protein — its product is MIAFVNRFQVTGSCQEFEEAFDRTSAFFAAQPGFLRHRLLHHINDPELYVNVADWEDEDSFRRALAQPEFAEHRTALRALSSSDPNLYTPMLERVAR
- a CDS encoding ABC transporter permease; amino-acid sequence: MSATTPLQLPQMPAIPRGPLSRLRWAAADGWTVTLRGMTHWVREPGTLVGALTFPILMVLMFGYFFGGAMQVPGGGDYKEFLVPGMFVMTMVFGMGETVTAVAADKNRGITSRFRTLPMSPSAVVVGRAVTDMISSVLALAVLMGVGLLMGWQAHGSLGDTALAVGLLLLLRFALVWAGVYLGLLMSGPEGITMVQTLEFPIGFLTSAFVAPSTMPGWLGTIAEWNPLSSTVLATRELFGNPGFGGDSWIAQHSLLMAVVWPVVLTAVFFPLSVRRFRNLTT